One region of Zingiber officinale cultivar Zhangliang chromosome 7B, Zo_v1.1, whole genome shotgun sequence genomic DNA includes:
- the LOC122005019 gene encoding VQ motif-containing protein 22-like, which produces MMSDTVSGQARPAHPDRQLAKGRGAADGQAGGRSVRRRTRASRRAPTTMFDTDAANFRAMVQQFTGLPSVPYATGGGGYNSYIPEPFLYNQPAQQRSFMSFGPSHSQEEQYQSYNSDHNIVTAMTAGGGYSNNNDAAVFLQGLAANYGTNFGEADGVFFRQAPTNSSAASILDHM; this is translated from the coding sequence ATGATGAGTGACACTGTATCCGGCCAAGCTCGGCCGGCTCACCCCGACAGACAGCTAGCAAAGGGCCGCGGCGCCGCCGACGGTCAAGCAGGTGGCAGGTCAGTTCGCCGTCGGACGAGGGCCTCCCGAAGGGCTCCGACGACCATGTTTGACACTGACGCCGCCAATTTCCGCGCGATGGTGCAGCAGTTCACCGGCCTTCCTTCCGTCCCGTACGCGACCGGCGGCGGAGGCTACAACAGCTATATCCCCGAGCCGTTTCTGTATAATCAACCGGCGCAGCAGAGGAGCTTCATGTCCTTCGGGCCGTCGCATTCGCAGGAAGAGCAATATCAGAGCTACAATTCGGATCATAATATCGTTACCGCAATGACTGCTGGCGGTGGTTATTCCAACAATAATGATGCTGCAGTCTTTCTACAGGGCCTGGCCGCCAATTACGGCACGAATTTTGGTGAGGCTGATGGGGTGTTCTTCCGCCAAGCTCCCACCAATTCCAGTGCTGCCAGTATTCTCGACCACATGTAG
- the LOC122005020 gene encoding threonine--tRNA ligase, mitochondrial 1-like yields MLRCRGCRWFSPLAPPSSFCRLPRHFSGFPLPPVSSMGDSAGRGGSADVKASKSKTSSSPISAHKDEVYLDGVIQKRIKLFETIQAQQKAERLKLDGEPIKIKLPDGTIKEGKKWLTSPMDIAKEISAGLAASALIAQVNGTLWDMTRPLEGDSDLKLFKFDDNEGRDTFWHSSAHILGQSLEMEYGCRLCIGPCTTRGEGFYYDAFYDDLTLNEENFNQIQSRASKAAGEKQPFERIEVTREQALEIFAENKFKVEIINELPEDKTITVYRCGPLVDLCRGPHIPNTSFVKAFACLKASASYWRGKSDRESLQRVYGISFPDSKRLKEYLTQIEEAKKRDHRILGQNQDLFFFHQLSPGSCFFLPHGTRIYNKLIEFLRAQYRDRGYQEVITPNIYNMQLWETSGHAANYKENMFVFEIEKQEFGLKPMNCPGHCLMFEHRVRSYRELPLRLADFGVLHRNELSGALTGLTRVRRFQQDDAHIFCRESQIKEEVKNVLDFISHTYGIFGFTFELELSTRPEKYLGEIEIWDKAEAALGEALNEFGRPWQINEGDGAFYGPKIDIGVFDALKRKFQCATLQLDFQLPLRFKLSYSAEDEAKLERPVMIHRAILGSVERMLAILLEHYKGKWPFWLSPRQAIVCPVSEKSQSYAEQLRDKIHKAGYYVDADLTDRKIQKKVREAQLAQYNYILVVGEEEAKTGQVSVRVRDGSDHSVMSLDALLEHFRKEVEAYH; encoded by the exons ATGCTCCGTTGCCGCGGCTGCCGGTGGTTCTCGCCCTTAGCTCCTCCGTCGTCCTTCTGCCGTCTTCCGCGCCATTTTTCCGGATTCCCTCTGCCCCCGGTCTCCTCCATGGGAGATAGCGCTGGCCGAGGTGGTTCTGCCGATGTCAAAGCCTCCAAATCCAAAACCTCCTCTTCACCCATCTCCGCCCACAAAGACGAGGTCTACCTCGACGGCGTCATACAGAAGCGAATCAAGCTATTCGAGACCATTCAAGCCCAACAGAAGGCGGAGCGCCTCAAACTCGACGGAGAACCCATCAA AATAAAATTGCCTGATGGGACAATCAAAGAAGGGAAGAAGTGGTTGACATCACCAATGGATATTGCTAAGGAGATATCGGCTGGATTGGCTGCAAGTGCTTTAATAGCTCAA GTTAATGGAACTCTCTGGGACATGACAAGACCTCTTGAGGGTGACTCAGACCTCAAGTTGTTTaaatttgatgacaatgaagggcgTGACACCTTTTGGCATTCTAGTGCTCACATTCTAGGGCAG TCCCTTGAGATGGAGTATGGATGCAGGCTATGCATTGGACCATGTACTACTAGAGGAGAG GGTTTTTACTATGATGCTTTCTATGATGACTTGACATTGAATGAGGAGAACTTTAACCAAATTCAGTCTCGGGCAAGCAAAGCTGCTGGG GAAAAACAACCATTTGAGCGAATTGAGGTGACAAGGGAACAAGCTCTTGAAATATTTGCTGAAAACAAATTCAAG GTAGAAATCATTAATGAATTGCCTGAGGATAAGACAATCACTGTTTATAGATGTGGCCCTCTGGTCGATCTTTGTCGTGGGCCTCATATACCCAACACATCTTTTGTCAAAGCATTTGCTTGTCTAAAG GCTTCAGCTTCATATTGGAGAGGGAAATCTGATCGGGAGAGTCTACAAAGAGTCTATGGTATATCATTTCCAGATTCAAAACGTCtcaag GAGTATCTGACCCAGATAGAGGAAGCAAAGAAACGTGACCACAGGATACTTGGACAGAATCAAGACCTTTTCTTTTTTCACCAACTTAG TCCTGGGAGCTGCTTCTTCCTTCCACATGGAACCAGAATTTACAACAAGTTAATTGAGTTCTTGAGAGCTCAGTACAGAGATAGAGGCTATCAAGAG GTCATAACACCAAATATATACAATATGCAATTGTGGGAAACTTCAGGACATGCTGCAAATTACAAGGAAAACATGTTTGTTTTCGAG ATAGAGAAGCAAGAATTTGGACTAAAACCAATGAATTGTCCTGGTCATTGTTTAATGTTTGAGCACCGAGTCCGTTCATATAGAG AATTGCCTCTTCGCCTAGCTGATTTTGGAGTGCTCCACAGAAACGAGCTTAGTGGTGCACTTACTGGCCTAACGCGTGTTAGAAGGTTTCAGCAG GATGATGCTCACATATTTTGCAGGGAGAGCCAG ataaaggaggAGGTCAAGAATGTATTGGATTTTATTAGTCATACCTATGGTATATTTGGGTTTACCTTTGAGTTGGAGTTATCAACG CGGCCTGAAAAATACCTTGGAGAAATAGAGATATGGGATAAAGCTGAGGCGGCTCTTGGAGAAGCTTTAAATGAATTTGGGAGGCCATGGCAG ATCAATGAAGGAGATGGTGCATTCTATGGGCCAAAGATCGATATTGGTGTTTTTGATGcattgaaaagaaaatttcaaTGTGCAACTCTACAG TTGGATTTCCAGCTTCCTCTCCGCTTCAAATTAAGTTATTCTGCAGAAGACGAAGCTAAACTCGAAAGACCTGTGATGATTCACAGAGCCATCTTAGGTTCTGTTGAACGAATGCTTGCCATCCTTTTAGAACACTATAAAGGAAAGTGGCCTTTCTGGCTTAGCCCTCGTCAAGCCATTGTCTGTCCTGTGTCTGAAAAATCACAAAGTTATGCAGAGCAG TTACGAGATAAGATACACAAAGCTGGTTATTATGTTGATGCTGACCTAACAGACAGAAAGATTCAGAAAAAG GTACGAGAGGCTCAATTAGCACAGTACAACTACATTCTGGTGGTTGGCGAAGAGGAAGCAAAGACTGGACAG GTAAGTGTTCGCGTGAGAGATGGATCAGATCATTCTGTAATGAGTTTGGACGCGCTACTTGAACATTTCAGGAAGGAAGTCGAAGCCTAtcattaa
- the LOC122005022 gene encoding probable gamma-aminobutyrate transaminase 3, mitochondrial: MAGVLLRSRPSKAGSFIRLITSMGWSQEHVPKCSTLTATRLMSSETSLQSESMEEKGFKGHDMLAPFTAGWQTNDQHPLVIDRSEGSYVYDINGKKYLDSLAGLWCTALGGNEPRLVAAATAQLNKLPFYHSFWNRTTKPSLDLAKEILDTFTARKMGKVFFTNSGSEANDSQVKLVWYYNNALGRPNKKKFIARSKAYHGSTLISASLSGLPALHQQFDLPVPFVLHTDCPHYWRYHLPGETEEEFSTRLANNLENLILKEGPDTIAAFIAEPVMGAGGVIPPPKTYFEKVQAVVKKYDILFIADEVITAFGRLGTTFGCDKFKIQPDLVSIAKALSSAYMPIGAILVSPEIVEVIYSQSNKLGSFAHGFTYSGHPVSCAVALEAIKIYKERNIPEHVQSVSPRFQEGIRAFSESPIIGELRGIGLILGTEFSQNKSPNEPFPSEWGVGAIFGSECVKRGMLVRVAGDNIMMSPPLVITPDEIDELVSIYGEALKSTEERVAELQSKSKK, translated from the exons ATGGCCGGTGTTCTTCTCCGATCCAGGCCTTCCAAG GCTGGGTCATTCATCAGACTTATTACATCTATGGGGTGGTCTCAGGAACATGTACCCAAATGCTCAACTTTGACAGCCACAAGGTTAATGAGCTCAGAGACTTCTCTTCAATCGGAATCAATGGAAGAAAAGGG GTTCAAGGGACATGATATGTTGGCACCATTTACTGCTGGATGGCAAACCAACGATCAGCATCCTCTAGTTATTGATAGATCAGAA GGCTCCTATGTTTATGACATTAATGGGAAGAAGTATCTTGATTCTCTTGCTGGGTTGTGGTGTACAGCTTTAG GTGGAAATGAACCGCGTCTTGTTGCAGCTGCTACTGCACAATTAAATAAGCTACCATTCTATCATTCATTCTGGAATCGGACCACAAAACCATCCCTG gaTCTTGCTAAGGAAATTCTTGATACTTTCACTGCAAGAAAAATGGGCAAGGTCTTCTTCACCAACAGTGGTTCAGAAGCTAATGACTCCCAG GTCAAGTTGGTCTGGTATTACAACAATGCACTGGGAAGGCCAAACAAGAAGAAATTTATAGCACGATCAAAAGC GTATCATGGATCAACGTTAATATCTGCTAGCCTTTCAGg TCTTCCAGCTTTGCACCAACAGTTTGATCTGCCTGTGCCATTTGTTTTGCACACAGATTGTCCTCACTACTGGCGGTACCACCTTCCTG GTGAGACAGAGGAGGAGTTTTCAACTAGATTGGCTAACAACTTGGAAAATCTTATTCTGAAAGAAGGGCCAGATACA ATTGCTGCTTTCATTGCTGAACCTGTTATGGGTGCTGGAGGTGTTATACCTCCTCCCAAAACATATTTTGAGAAG GTTCAAGCTGTTGTGAAGAAGTACGATATCCTTTTTATTGCTGATGAG GTCATTACTGCTTTTGGAAGGCTAGGGACAACATTTGGATGCGATAAATTTAAGATCCAGCCTGACCTTGTCTCCATCGCAAAA GCCCTTTCTTCAGCGTACATGCCGATTGGTGCAATACTTGTTAGCCCAGAAATTGTGGAAGTTATATATTCTCAAAGTAACAAACTAG gTTCTTTTGCCCATGGATTCACATACTCTGGCCATCCTGTATCTTGTGCTGTTGCATTAGAAGCAATTAAGATTTACAA GGAGAGAAATATTCCTGAGCATGTACAATCTGTCTCTCCTAGGTTCCAGGAAGGCATCAGAGCATTCTCAGAAAGTCCCATTATCGGTGAG TTACGAGGGATTGGGTTGATTCTTGGAACCGAGTTCTCTCAAAACAAGTCTCCAAATGAACCGTTCCCGTCTGAATGGG GTGTAGGAGCAATCTTTGGATCAGAATGCGTGAAGCGTGGAATGCTTGTTCGTGTTGCTGGGGATAACATAATGATGTCTCCTCCCCTTGTAATCACCCCAGATGAAATTGATGAA CTGGTAAGCATCTACGGAGAAGCGCTTAAGAGCACAGAGGAGAGGGTGGCAGAGCTGCAATCCAAGAGCAAAAAGTAG